One window of Hylemonella gracilis genomic DNA carries:
- a CDS encoding GntR family transcriptional regulator — protein sequence MPMPTSVTRRPARRATPQPPSRSERVYEQLKRDVADFRLVPGDRFTENEISERLGVSRTPVREALLRLQQEGLVEVLFRNGWRVLPFDFVKFEQLYDLRMVIETAAVQRLCGDDPKVDKASLEVLNAVWLVPTDQRSGDIRQVAQWDEEFHASLVAAAGNAEMARVHRDVTERIRIIRRLDFTKPARIDATYEEHAKILGAIQRKRGDQAVLLLRAHIETSQAEVRKITLHQVHMARHAPESAA from the coding sequence ATGCCCATGCCCACCTCCGTCACCCGTCGCCCCGCGCGTCGCGCCACGCCCCAGCCGCCCTCGCGTTCCGAACGGGTTTATGAGCAACTCAAGCGCGACGTGGCCGATTTCAGGCTGGTGCCGGGCGACCGCTTCACCGAAAACGAAATCAGTGAACGCCTCGGTGTCTCGCGCACGCCCGTGCGCGAGGCCTTGCTGCGCCTGCAGCAGGAAGGCTTGGTCGAGGTGCTGTTCCGCAATGGCTGGCGTGTGTTGCCCTTCGACTTCGTGAAGTTCGAGCAGCTCTATGACCTGCGCATGGTCATCGAGACAGCGGCCGTGCAGCGCCTGTGCGGCGACGACCCGAAGGTGGACAAGGCCAGTTTGGAGGTGCTGAATGCCGTCTGGCTGGTGCCGACCGACCAGCGCAGCGGCGACATCCGCCAGGTCGCGCAGTGGGACGAAGAATTCCACGCAAGCCTGGTGGCCGCGGCCGGCAATGCGGAGATGGCACGCGTGCATCGGGACGTGACCGAGCGCATCCGCATCATCCGCCGGCTGGATTTCACCAAGCCCGCGCGCATCGACGCGACCTACGAGGAGCACGCCAAGATCCTGGGCGCCATCCAGCGCAAGCGGGGTGACCAGGCCGTGCTGCTGCTGCGCGCCCACATCGAGACCAGCCAGGCCGAGGTGCGCAAGATCACGCTGCATCAGGTGCACATGGCTCGCCACGCACCGGAATCGGCGGCCTGA
- a CDS encoding cysteine hydrolase has protein sequence MKPHPYIPDTRPDNALGLAPQYYWVASEREVDMSVEPPAPVRARVAAEPQNVVLDLRRTAIVIIDLQNDFCTEGGWVDHIGGNYQADRAPIAPLQALLPALRQAGVPVIWVNWGNRPDLANMPPNQIHLYKNSGSGVGLGDPLPNGKGHVLQKDSWPAAIVDELTPRDGDYLVDKHRISGFWDTPLDSILRNLGVKSVLFAGCNTDQCVLHTLTDANFLGYGCVMLSDCCATSSPYFCTEATIWNVKKCFGFVTDSTAVLRALPA, from the coding sequence ATGAAACCTCATCCCTACATTCCCGACACCCGCCCCGACAACGCCCTGGGCCTGGCCCCGCAGTACTACTGGGTGGCCAGCGAGCGCGAGGTCGACATGTCGGTGGAACCGCCCGCGCCGGTGCGCGCGCGCGTCGCGGCCGAGCCCCAGAACGTGGTGCTGGACCTGCGCCGCACGGCCATCGTCATCATCGACCTGCAAAACGACTTTTGCACCGAGGGCGGCTGGGTCGATCACATCGGCGGCAACTACCAGGCCGACCGCGCGCCCATCGCCCCGCTGCAGGCGCTGCTGCCGGCGCTGCGCCAGGCCGGCGTGCCGGTGATCTGGGTGAACTGGGGCAACCGCCCGGACCTGGCCAACATGCCGCCCAACCAGATCCACCTCTACAAGAACAGCGGCAGCGGCGTGGGCCTGGGCGACCCACTGCCCAATGGCAAGGGCCACGTTCTGCAAAAGGATTCCTGGCCCGCCGCCATCGTCGACGAGCTGACGCCCCGCGATGGCGACTACCTGGTGGACAAGCACCGCATCAGCGGCTTCTGGGACACGCCGCTGGACAGCATCCTGCGCAACCTGGGTGTCAAGAGCGTCCTGTTCGCCGGCTGCAACACCGACCAATGCGTGCTGCACACGCTGACCGACGCCAACTTCCTGGGTTACGGCTGCGTCATGCTCAGCGACTGCTGCGCGACCAGCTCGCCCTACTTCTGCACCGAGGCGACGATCTGGAACGTCAAGAAATGCTTTGGCTTCGTCACCGACTCCACGGCGGTGCTACGCGCCCTGCCGGCGTGA
- a CDS encoding cysteine hydrolase family protein has translation MHINAQPFPYECDPRATALVLIDMQRDFIEPGGFGETLGNDVSLLAAIVPACRAVLAAWRRTGGLVLHTREAHQPDLSDCPPAKRQRGNPSLRIGDVGPMGRILVAGEPGNQIIDALAPAPGELVIDKPGKGMFWATGLHGKLQARGVTHLIFMGVTTEVCVQTSMREANDRGYDSLVLEDCTESYFPAFKAATLEMIRAQGAIVGWTARSEALLAALK, from the coding sequence ATGCACATCAACGCCCAACCTTTTCCCTATGAATGCGATCCGCGCGCGACCGCGCTGGTTCTCATCGACATGCAGCGTGATTTCATCGAACCTGGCGGTTTCGGCGAGACCCTGGGCAACGACGTGTCCCTGCTGGCCGCCATCGTTCCCGCTTGCCGCGCGGTGTTGGCCGCCTGGCGCCGCACGGGCGGCCTGGTGCTGCACACGCGCGAGGCCCACCAGCCGGATCTTTCCGACTGCCCGCCGGCCAAGCGCCAGCGCGGCAATCCGAGCCTGCGCATCGGTGACGTGGGCCCCATGGGGCGCATCCTGGTTGCGGGCGAGCCGGGCAACCAGATCATCGATGCGCTCGCGCCGGCTCCCGGTGAACTGGTGATCGATAAGCCCGGCAAGGGCATGTTCTGGGCCACGGGCCTGCATGGCAAACTGCAGGCGCGCGGCGTGACCCACCTGATCTTCATGGGCGTGACCACCGAGGTCTGCGTGCAGACCTCGATGCGCGAGGCCAATGACCGCGGGTACGACAGCCTGGTGCTGGAGGACTGCACCGAGAGTTATTTCCCGGCCTTCAAGGCCGCGACCCTGGAGATGATCCGCGCCCAGGGCGCCATCGTCGGCTGGACGGCGAGAAGCGAGGCGTTGCTGGCTGCGCTAAAGTAG
- a CDS encoding amidase, which yields MDGASGPAPGSSGAFVPGPRAERAPTGSGQLDGVRLAVKDLIDVGGTITGGGNPDWAAAQTEAAVDAPCVATLRAAGVRVVGKTVTDELAFSLEGENAFFGTPLHPRAPELLPGGSSSGSAVAVAWGEADLALGTDTGGSVRVPAAFCGLHALRPTHGRIPLDGVLPFAPSLDTVGWFARDAALLRSAGQVLLGGGASTHAPLRLCIARDALDLASPEVREALLDWARRAGLREERLAFDDGGARDAQGGQGTPPWRDWLTAYATLQGLEIRTHLGPWIRARHPRFGPAIAPRFAGALALDESIGPRWCDWRKQATQALRARLDPDEAWLVPAAPTVALRRTAGAEERTTFYDHALALGALAGLAGLPQIVLPLCQAEGLPVGLSFISAPGNDERLLDLAVALSPPEENRS from the coding sequence ATGGACGGCGCAAGCGGACCCGCACCCGGCTCTTCCGGTGCCTTCGTTCCTGGCCCTCGGGCGGAACGCGCGCCGACCGGATCCGGCCAGCTCGACGGTGTGCGTCTGGCCGTCAAGGACCTGATCGATGTAGGTGGGACGATCACCGGCGGCGGCAACCCGGATTGGGCCGCCGCGCAGACCGAGGCGGCGGTGGACGCACCCTGCGTGGCCACCTTGCGCGCGGCGGGCGTGCGCGTCGTCGGCAAGACGGTGACGGATGAACTGGCCTTCAGCCTGGAAGGCGAGAACGCGTTCTTCGGCACGCCGCTCCACCCGCGGGCCCCCGAACTCCTGCCCGGCGGTTCGTCCAGCGGCTCCGCCGTCGCGGTAGCCTGGGGCGAGGCCGACCTGGCCCTGGGCACGGACACCGGGGGCTCCGTGCGCGTGCCCGCCGCCTTCTGTGGCCTGCACGCCCTGCGACCCACGCATGGGCGCATCCCTCTGGACGGCGTGCTGCCTTTCGCACCCAGCCTGGATACCGTGGGCTGGTTCGCGCGCGATGCTGCTCTGCTGCGCAGCGCGGGGCAAGTGCTGCTCGGCGGTGGCGCATCCACCCATGCCCCCTTGCGGCTGTGCATCGCGCGCGACGCGCTCGACCTGGCCTCGCCCGAGGTGCGCGAGGCTTTGCTGGACTGGGCTCGCCGCGCGGGCCTGCGAGAGGAACGCCTGGCGTTTGACGATGGCGGCGCGCGTGACGCACAAGGCGGGCAGGGCACACCGCCCTGGCGTGATTGGCTGACCGCCTATGCCACACTCCAGGGCTTGGAAATCCGCACCCACCTAGGCCCCTGGATCCGCGCGCGACACCCGCGCTTCGGCCCCGCGATCGCGCCGCGTTTCGCGGGCGCGCTGGCGTTGGATGAATCCATCGGGCCGCGCTGGTGCGACTGGCGCAAGCAAGCGACACAGGCGCTGCGCGCGCGGCTGGACCCCGACGAAGCCTGGCTGGTTCCGGCCGCGCCCACCGTGGCCCTGCGGCGCACGGCCGGTGCCGAGGAACGCACGACCTTCTACGACCACGCGCTGGCCCTGGGCGCGCTGGCCGGACTGGCCGGGCTGCCCCAGATCGTCCTGCCTTTGTGCCAAGCCGAAGGCCTGCCCGTGGGCCTGTCCTTCATCTCCGCGCCTGGCAATGACGAGCGCCTGCTCGACCTGGCCGTTGCGCTGTCGCCTCCCGAGGAAAACCGCTCTTGA
- a CDS encoding BMP family protein codes for MEASVFSRRVYALGGLLAAFLLAVPAQAADPVAVGILIPGSKSDKGWMESGYDGLAAAQKELGAKIKVQMIENINYADMEQALTNLASKNALVIGVGGQTQAAVLKVSKRFPKVKFSIVGGNKSEEMANVAGYDVKQAEIAFVAGAAAAMLSKNGAVSYVGGMEIPSIVNAGKEFGNGAKYINPKIKYFENYTGDFDNVAKSKEATLAAIAQGADVHYHILNLGLRGMEQAAKEKGTKIIGSYTNYCGSDPLYVAYSITGVGYQVQYAIKEVVAGTWKAGYKPFGLAMGSKASDMVICGGTAEQKAKLEQIKKDIQSGKIKVLEG; via the coding sequence ATGGAAGCTTCCGTTTTCTCCCGTCGTGTGTACGCCCTGGGCGGCCTGCTGGCCGCTTTCCTGCTGGCCGTGCCGGCGCAAGCCGCCGATCCCGTGGCCGTCGGCATCCTGATTCCCGGCTCCAAGTCGGACAAGGGCTGGATGGAATCCGGCTATGACGGCCTGGCCGCCGCGCAGAAGGAGCTCGGCGCCAAGATCAAGGTGCAGATGATCGAGAACATCAACTATGCCGACATGGAGCAGGCGCTGACCAACCTGGCCAGCAAGAACGCGCTGGTGATCGGCGTGGGCGGTCAGACCCAGGCGGCGGTGCTCAAGGTGTCCAAGCGTTTCCCCAAGGTCAAGTTCTCCATCGTCGGCGGCAACAAGTCCGAGGAGATGGCCAATGTCGCTGGTTACGACGTGAAGCAGGCCGAGATCGCCTTCGTGGCCGGCGCGGCCGCCGCCATGCTGTCCAAGAACGGCGCCGTGAGCTACGTCGGCGGCATGGAGATCCCCTCCATCGTCAATGCCGGCAAGGAATTCGGCAACGGCGCCAAGTACATCAACCCCAAGATCAAGTATTTCGAGAACTACACGGGTGACTTCGACAACGTCGCCAAGTCCAAGGAGGCCACGCTGGCCGCCATCGCCCAGGGCGCGGACGTCCACTACCACATCCTCAACCTTGGCCTGCGCGGCATGGAGCAGGCGGCCAAGGAAAAAGGCACCAAGATCATCGGCAGCTACACCAACTACTGCGGCAGCGATCCGCTCTACGTGGCCTACAGCATCACGGGCGTGGGCTACCAGGTGCAATACGCGATCAAGGAAGTGGTTGCTGGCACCTGGAAGGCGGGCTACAAGCCGTTTGGTCTGGCCATGGGTTCCAAGGCGTCCGACATGGTGATTTGCGGCGGCACGGCCGAGCAGAAGGCCAAGCTCGAGCAGATCAAGAAGGACATCCAATCCGGCAAGATCAAGGTGCTGGAAGGCTGA
- a CDS encoding DUF4089 domain-containing protein, with protein sequence MSDDEMLAHDMLAYVRASARLLDLPLDEARAARVAGHLQRTAVLAASLERLELMVEDEPAEIYCPARPVPGAAA encoded by the coding sequence GTGAGCGACGACGAGATGCTGGCCCATGACATGCTGGCTTATGTGCGCGCCTCGGCGCGCCTGCTGGACCTGCCCCTGGACGAAGCCCGCGCCGCGCGCGTGGCAGGGCACCTGCAACGCACGGCCGTGCTCGCGGCCTCGCTGGAGCGCCTGGAACTCATGGTCGAGGACGAGCCCGCCGAGATTTACTGCCCCGCGCGGCCCGTGCCGGGAGCCGCCGCATGA
- a CDS encoding ABC transporter permease, with the protein MSWRTSLLIRLRPSPALLVSAVAVLLAFGMGALLIALMGVPVGEAVAAFADGAWGSPYALAASLNRALVFMLVGLGFILAERANLTNVGGEGQIAVGGIAATAFALWAPVAGLPWGLSFVVPLLGACLAGALWGGIAGVLKVKAGTNEVIATLLLSFIAIWMVYGSVQSENLLRRPMTSSATLPESLEISEATQLPLLTGDASMPLHAGLLLGIVLGIVVAVILRRTVLGLQLQATGLNPRAARRAGMPIDRLTIGVLCAAGAFGGLAGACMLQGEQYTLKAGFSSGYGFDGLVVGLLARGSVPGVIAGALLFGFLRSGGINMEMVAQVPTALVVVIQGLIIVTLAGAALGIQRMEARKP; encoded by the coding sequence ATGAGCTGGAGGACCTCCCTGCTGATCCGCTTGCGGCCCAGTCCAGCCCTGCTGGTGTCGGCGGTGGCGGTGTTGCTGGCTTTCGGGATGGGCGCGCTGCTGATCGCCCTGATGGGTGTGCCGGTGGGCGAGGCCGTGGCGGCTTTCGCCGACGGTGCCTGGGGCTCGCCCTATGCCCTCGCGGCCTCGCTCAACCGCGCCCTGGTCTTCATGTTGGTGGGCCTGGGTTTCATCCTGGCCGAACGCGCCAACCTGACCAATGTCGGGGGAGAGGGCCAGATCGCGGTCGGAGGTATCGCGGCCACGGCCTTCGCGCTCTGGGCGCCCGTGGCGGGTCTGCCCTGGGGCCTGTCTTTTGTGGTGCCCCTGCTGGGTGCCTGCTTGGCGGGGGCGCTCTGGGGCGGCATCGCGGGGGTGCTCAAGGTCAAGGCCGGCACCAACGAGGTGATCGCGACGCTGCTCCTGTCATTCATCGCGATTTGGATGGTCTATGGCAGTGTGCAGTCCGAGAACCTGCTGCGCCGGCCCATGACGAGTTCGGCCACCTTGCCGGAGTCGCTTGAAATTTCAGAGGCCACGCAATTGCCGCTGCTGACGGGGGACGCGTCCATGCCGTTGCACGCGGGCCTGCTGCTGGGCATCGTGCTGGGCATCGTGGTTGCAGTCATTCTGCGGCGCACCGTGCTGGGTCTGCAACTGCAGGCCACAGGCCTGAACCCTCGCGCCGCGCGGCGCGCCGGCATGCCCATCGATCGGCTCACGATCGGCGTGCTCTGCGCTGCCGGGGCCTTTGGCGGGCTCGCTGGTGCCTGCATGTTGCAAGGTGAGCAGTACACGCTGAAGGCAGGATTTTCATCGGGCTATGGGTTTGACGGCCTGGTGGTCGGCTTGTTGGCGCGCGGTTCGGTGCCGGGCGTGATCGCCGGAGCCTTGCTGTTTGGCTTCTTGCGCTCGGGCGGCATCAATATGGAGATGGTGGCGCAGGTGCCTACGGCCCTGGTCGTGGTGATCCAGGGCCTGATCATCGTGACGCTGGCCGGTGCGGCCCTGGGCATCCAGCGCATGGAAGCCCGCAAACCATGA
- a CDS encoding AtzE family amidohydrolase, producing the protein MTGTPLKTHELATAIAAGRLSATEALGQAIARIEATDARVNAFTARTFERARREAADVDTRRARGESLPPLAGVPYAVKNLFDIEGEVTLAGSKINRDDPPASADAVLVQRMRAAGAVLVGALNMDEYAYGFTTENSHHGPTRNPHDLSRSAGGSSGGSGAAVAAAQVNLSLGSDTNGSIRVPSSLCGVWGLKPTFGRLSRRGSYPFVHSIDHLGPFADSVEGLTLCYDTLQYPDPQDPGCHTRAVQAVLPTLVQGVAGLRIGVLGGYFEHLATAPARAAVLSAARALDARGEVLWPDAAEARAAAFIITASEGGSLHLEHLRQRADEVEPLSVDRFIAGALQPAAWTTRAQRFRRVYRDKVNELFAQWDVLLAPATPVAAPVLGTEWLDINGERLPCRPSLGLLTQPVSFAGCPVVAAPLWPGGEAGNLPIGVQIVAAPWREDLALRAAHVLQEAGVACLKETML; encoded by the coding sequence ATGACGGGGACGCCCTTGAAAACCCATGAGTTGGCAACCGCCATCGCCGCGGGACGGCTCAGTGCGACCGAGGCCCTGGGCCAGGCCATCGCGCGCATCGAGGCCACGGACGCCCGCGTCAACGCCTTCACCGCCCGCACCTTCGAACGCGCCCGCCGCGAGGCGGCGGATGTTGACACGCGTCGCGCGCGTGGCGAGAGCCTGCCGCCCCTGGCCGGTGTGCCCTACGCGGTCAAAAACCTGTTCGACATTGAAGGTGAGGTGACGCTCGCGGGCTCGAAGATCAACCGCGATGATCCGCCCGCGAGCGCCGACGCCGTGCTGGTGCAGCGCATGCGGGCCGCGGGCGCGGTGCTGGTCGGCGCGCTCAACATGGATGAGTACGCCTACGGTTTCACCACCGAGAATTCGCACCACGGCCCCACGCGTAACCCGCACGACCTGAGTCGCAGTGCCGGAGGTTCCTCGGGCGGCTCGGGTGCGGCGGTCGCGGCGGCTCAGGTGAACCTGAGCCTGGGCTCGGACACCAATGGCTCGATCCGCGTGCCGTCCTCGCTTTGCGGCGTCTGGGGGCTCAAACCCACCTTCGGCCGACTCTCGCGTCGTGGCAGCTACCCCTTCGTGCACAGCATCGACCACCTGGGACCGTTCGCTGATTCGGTCGAGGGATTGACGCTGTGCTACGACACGCTGCAGTACCCCGACCCGCAGGACCCGGGCTGCCATACCCGCGCGGTGCAGGCGGTGCTGCCCACGCTGGTGCAGGGCGTGGCGGGGTTGCGCATCGGGGTGTTGGGTGGCTACTTCGAGCATCTGGCCACAGCGCCGGCCCGCGCGGCCGTCTTGTCTGCGGCCCGCGCGCTGGACGCGCGCGGCGAGGTGCTTTGGCCCGACGCCGCCGAGGCGCGTGCGGCAGCCTTCATCATCACGGCCAGCGAGGGTGGCAGCCTGCATCTCGAACATCTGCGTCAGCGCGCTGACGAGGTCGAACCCCTGTCGGTGGATCGCTTCATCGCCGGGGCCTTGCAGCCCGCCGCCTGGACCACCCGTGCGCAACGTTTCCGCCGTGTCTACCGCGACAAGGTGAACGAGCTGTTTGCACAATGGGATGTGTTGCTCGCGCCGGCCACGCCCGTCGCGGCCCCCGTGCTCGGCACGGAATGGCTGGACATCAATGGCGAGCGCCTGCCTTGCCGCCCCTCACTCGGTCTGCTGACACAGCCGGTGTCCTTCGCCGGCTGCCCGGTGGTGGCTGCGCCGCTGTGGCCCGGGGGGGAAGCGGGGAATCTTCCGATCGGTGTGCAGATCGTCGCCGCGCCCTGGCGCGAAGACCTGGCGCTGCGCGCCGCCCATGTGTTGCAAGAGGCGGGTGTGGCCTGTCTGAAGGAGACGATGCTGTGA
- a CDS encoding ABC transporter permease has translation MIEPELAAVFIGSSIRLAAPLLLAAAGEYVSERAGVLNMSVEGMMLAGAFAGATASWLTGSPLLGLLFGVLCVLPIAWLQAFLSITLRANQIVTGIGINILMLGATTLGYRALFGSRSRAEIPGLDKWAPPGLADVPYLGEHVFTQTWLLYATLLLVVGIAWVMRSTATGLAVHAAGMSPQAASHSGLKVRRIRYGAVLFTGFMSALAGCFLSIGDIHTFTEGMTSGAGYLAIAAVIFGNWKLGRTLLACGLFGAATALQFQLPALGVQVPSALLIALPYVLALLAVGGLVGRQVAPTALAQPYAGR, from the coding sequence ATGATCGAACCCGAACTGGCCGCCGTCTTCATCGGCTCCAGCATCCGGCTGGCCGCGCCCCTGTTGCTCGCCGCCGCTGGTGAATACGTGAGCGAGCGCGCCGGCGTGCTCAACATGAGCGTCGAGGGCATGATGCTGGCGGGCGCCTTCGCGGGCGCCACCGCGTCCTGGTTGACCGGCTCGCCGCTGCTGGGCCTGCTGTTCGGCGTGCTATGCGTGCTGCCCATTGCCTGGCTGCAGGCCTTTCTGAGCATCACGCTGCGCGCCAATCAGATCGTTACCGGCATCGGCATCAACATCCTGATGCTGGGCGCGACCACGCTGGGGTACCGCGCCCTGTTTGGCAGCCGCTCGCGCGCCGAGATCCCGGGCCTGGACAAGTGGGCACCGCCGGGGCTGGCCGACGTGCCTTATCTGGGGGAGCATGTGTTCACCCAGACCTGGCTGTTGTATGCCACGCTGTTGCTGGTCGTGGGCATCGCCTGGGTCATGCGATCCACCGCCACGGGCCTGGCCGTGCACGCCGCCGGCATGTCGCCGCAGGCAGCCAGCCACTCGGGGCTCAAGGTCCGGCGCATCCGCTACGGCGCGGTGCTGTTCACCGGTTTCATGTCGGCGCTGGCCGGGTGTTTCCTGTCCATCGGCGACATCCACACCTTCACCGAAGGCATGACCAGCGGCGCCGGTTACCTGGCCATCGCGGCAGTGATCTTCGGCAACTGGAAGCTGGGCCGCACCTTGCTGGCCTGCGGTCTGTTCGGGGCGGCCACGGCCTTGCAATTCCAGTTGCCTGCCTTGGGCGTGCAGGTGCCCAGCGCCTTGCTGATCGCCTTGCCCTATGTGTTGGCGCTGCTGGCCGTGGGGGGGCTGGTCGGTCGCCAGGTCGCGCCGACGGCGCTCGCCCAACCCTATGCAGGCCGCTGA
- a CDS encoding ABC transporter ATP-binding protein: MQAGLPSSNKAYGGGRDGDGAVLLRLEGLSKRFGALQALGEVSLELHPGEVHCLLGENGAGKSTLCNLVFGVHQPDTGGMTLAGAPYQPRSPADALAQGIAMVHQHFSLVPDMTVLDNLLLGQANDARWGVLDRKAGAARILAMRERYGLELDPQARIQDLSVGERQRVEIVKCLAREPRLLVLDEPTAVLLPEEIKALLAVCERVAQRGCGVVLVTHKLAEIQQVAHRATVLRAGRVVARSEAPAREIDALVHAMIQRSLQAETPVATPTPDAVTQVLVPARVSRLPGQPVPEAALHADGLTVRDADGVLRLDNFTLLVEPGEIVAVAGVEGNGQSELGAVLSGMLTPTEGRYFIHGQEMTRATPRALTRAGCGVVPEDRHALACVTGMSVAENLLLDRLRGYRRFGLLDRSAMRTAALGLMQRFDVRAASPDVAFGGLSGGNQQKAVLARELTLEPLRFLLAAQPTRGLDVGAVEAVYGHIRAAAARGVGVLLISSELDELLAVAHRVVVLYRGRVMGSCATAGADRARIGAWMAGHREEEEVLV; encoded by the coding sequence ATGCAGGCCGGTTTGCCCAGCTCGAACAAGGCGTACGGCGGCGGGCGTGATGGCGACGGCGCGGTCCTGCTGCGCTTGGAGGGCCTGTCCAAGCGCTTCGGTGCGCTGCAGGCGCTGGGCGAGGTGTCGCTGGAACTCCACCCTGGCGAGGTTCACTGCCTGCTGGGCGAGAACGGCGCCGGCAAGTCCACGTTGTGCAACCTGGTCTTCGGCGTGCACCAGCCCGACACCGGTGGCATGACCTTGGCCGGTGCGCCTTACCAGCCGCGTTCGCCCGCCGACGCGTTGGCCCAGGGGATTGCCATGGTGCACCAGCATTTCAGCCTGGTGCCCGACATGACCGTGCTGGACAACCTGCTGTTGGGGCAGGCGAACGATGCAAGATGGGGCGTGCTCGACCGCAAGGCTGGCGCGGCGCGCATCCTGGCCATGCGCGAGCGTTACGGCCTGGAACTGGATCCGCAGGCACGGATCCAGGATCTGTCGGTGGGCGAGCGTCAGCGGGTGGAGATCGTCAAATGCCTGGCGCGTGAACCGCGCCTGCTGGTGCTGGACGAGCCCACGGCCGTACTGCTACCGGAGGAAATCAAGGCGCTGCTCGCGGTCTGCGAGCGCGTCGCGCAGCGGGGTTGCGGCGTTGTGCTCGTCACGCACAAGCTGGCTGAGATCCAGCAGGTCGCGCACCGGGCTACGGTGCTGCGTGCGGGTCGCGTGGTGGCGCGCTCGGAAGCACCCGCGCGCGAGATCGACGCGCTGGTGCATGCGATGATCCAGCGTTCGCTGCAAGCGGAAACGCCCGTCGCCACGCCGACACCGGACGCGGTGACCCAGGTCTTGGTTCCTGCGCGAGTCTCTCGGTTGCCGGGCCAGCCCGTGCCCGAGGCCGCATTGCACGCCGACGGGCTGACCGTGCGCGACGCCGATGGCGTGCTGCGCCTGGACAACTTCACCCTGCTGGTTGAACCCGGCGAGATCGTCGCGGTCGCGGGCGTGGAGGGCAATGGGCAAAGTGAATTGGGCGCCGTGCTCTCGGGCATGCTGACACCGACCGAAGGCCGGTATTTCATTCACGGGCAGGAGATGACGCGCGCCACGCCGCGCGCGTTGACCCGCGCCGGCTGCGGCGTCGTGCCCGAGGATCGGCATGCCCTGGCCTGCGTCACGGGCATGAGCGTCGCAGAGAACTTGCTGCTGGATCGTCTGCGTGGCTACCGCCGCTTCGGTCTGCTCGACCGATCGGCCATGCGCACCGCGGCGCTGGGCCTGATGCAGCGTTTCGACGTGCGCGCGGCCAGTCCGGACGTCGCTTTTGGCGGACTGTCGGGTGGCAACCAGCAGAAGGCCGTGCTGGCGCGCGAACTCACGCTCGAACCCTTGCGTTTCTTGCTGGCTGCGCAGCCGACGCGCGGTCTGGACGTGGGAGCGGTCGAGGCCGTCTACGGCCATATTCGCGCCGCCGCGGCGCGTGGCGTGGGCGTGTTGCTGATTTCGTCCGAGCTGGATGAGCTGCTGGCGGTGGCCCACCGGGTCGTGGTGCTCTACCGCGGACGTGTCATGGGCAGTTGTGCAACGGCCGGAGCCGACCGCGCGCGCATTGGTGCCTGGATGGCGGGCCATCGAGAAGAGGAAGAGGTGCTGGTATGA
- the hpxZ gene encoding oxalurate catabolism protein HpxZ — protein MEINLPEVLAEVTVAFERYEAALAANDTAVLDELFWDSPHTLRYGAGENLYGISAIRAFRNARPAPGARELLRTVITSYGRDCATANVEFRRPGVDRTGRQSQTWLRTPEGWRVVAAHVSWMA, from the coding sequence ATGGAGATCAACCTGCCTGAGGTACTGGCCGAGGTGACGGTCGCTTTCGAGCGCTACGAAGCCGCGCTGGCGGCCAACGACACCGCCGTGCTGGACGAGCTGTTCTGGGATAGCCCGCACACGCTGCGCTACGGCGCGGGTGAAAACCTCTACGGTATCAGCGCCATCCGCGCTTTCCGCAATGCGCGTCCCGCACCCGGAGCACGTGAACTGCTGCGCACGGTCATCACCAGCTACGGGCGCGACTGCGCGACCGCTAACGTCGAGTTCCGGCGCCCAGGCGTGGACCGCACGGGGCGCCAAAGCCAGACCTGGCTGCGCACGCCCGAAGGTTGGCGCGTGGTGGCTGCGCACGTGAGTTGGATGGCTTGA